One part of the Streptococcus sp. oral taxon 431 genome encodes these proteins:
- a CDS encoding Type 1 glutamine amidotransferase-like domain-containing protein: MGEQIFLMGGNPPIKNHTIVNKIVSSSKIERIAIFTVYRENWQPYMKKYTEVFQSQFPNLNTDYLLLDTELIDFDSYLDADLIIIGGGNTEKYLATYVNPQFKNYIDRMLNKGAKVIGFSAGALLLGEKVYVSPNDNSDHQIKIKNGLGLFSQFLISVHYDSWNDKANKDRAEELVNVPVIPLNDHSCLVLDKLGNIIEKID, translated from the coding sequence TTGGGCGAACAAATTTTTTTGATGGGTGGAAATCCACCGATAAAGAACCATACGATTGTTAATAAAATTGTGTCATCAAGCAAGATCGAAAGAATTGCCATTTTTACAGTTTATCGAGAAAATTGGCAACCGTATATGAAAAAGTACACGGAAGTTTTCCAAAGTCAATTTCCTAATCTAAACACTGATTACTTACTTTTGGACACTGAGCTGATTGATTTTGATAGCTATTTAGATGCTGATCTAATTATTATCGGTGGTGGAAATACGGAAAAGTATTTAGCTACTTACGTCAATCCGCAGTTCAAAAATTATATCGATCGTATGCTGAATAAAGGGGCGAAAGTTATAGGATTTTCTGCAGGAGCCCTATTATTAGGAGAAAAAGTCTATGTTTCACCTAATGATAATTCAGATCATCAGATAAAGATAAAAAATGGATTAGGACTCTTTAGTCAGTTTTTAATTAGTGTCCATTATGATTCATGGAATGATAAAGCTAATAAGGATAGAGCTGAAGAACTCGTTAATGTTCCCGTAATCCCACTAAATGATCATTCATGTCTTGTATTGGATAAACTTGGAAATATCATAGAGAAAATTGACTAG